A single region of the Candidatus Dormiibacterota bacterium genome encodes:
- a CDS encoding CHAT domain-containing tetratricopeptide repeat protein, translated as MMSRARLVLLILLGAGPTLPASAAAGSASPPLLVPGHELRVSLDGDEGRAVLLRLRAGDHGAVRLVRQTAPVALVLVDPSGTERRRVIRDPAETADSDCLLPARPDTAWVADAAGAWTLKVLPPAGAAPVEVTLVAERRRPASEADRRAWEADLLDARVTGLLDDGRAADAVEAARALVEAREREHRGDRVALASDLAYLGRRFALIGACQAGTWDAAETYVRRALLLRAAALPESDLCVAESRSLLASVLYARGSYEEGEVLEKAALAAKTAAGPAAAPQRRAGLRDVGLLLLKQGKYTEAEPFLRGVLEAIDREPAADAGARPRALQALGELLRAQDRYDEARARFQEARTELDRAPAPNFVRLADVTSSLAGLYLDLAEYGDAEREARRFLDILDAHPDALTPEQRVIGRNNLGEIYRRQGRLEDAEPILTDALAAARQALCPENPTLLFFRNNLAMLYADRGERERAEALYRESLDATERALGPRHPSVAQCLHDLGGFLQASGRAADAVSLADRALAIREEVFGPDHPVTASTRLERARALLDSGNPPERVLAEVQRARTALAASAVDPESEVEAGVLEADLLRRLGHRDESVAALERTLLGIERLRPRRGGGEATRADFLRRHLADYDRRIAWAVESGDAAAAFAWTERSRARAFLDVLTLGTGDVRRSVAPAERTRLEARESEAAAELAEAQARATFERARADLSREDRRRRLVDLDGRVDRAARALRLAQDDFRAHSPLWRDAITAAGGTVTAEEARRGVLLPPGGWLLEYRIGAEASWLFALPADGGSVEAIPLALDGDEARVLGVRPGPITTAMLETILIGRAKGGGVPLLLRLASPPSSVADDEEETVSLLAVLRRALIPDRLWRRVRRAPEVILVPDGSLLMLPFEALVTRGGRDWRDARLWLDDGPVIRYAASATSIVNLARRPAVPATGPPPVPGRPPAAASPWVLSVSDPNYGGRYPPLPGTARESAALRDAFRSAGFPDAVKVLAGDAANEPAVRAALPGMRYLHLATHGLVDPRRSDLLAGLALATPPGTPPGPEADGLFQLFEIDATRVDAELVVLSACDSGVGRRIEGEGVFSLARGFFAAGARRVVATLWPVSDTSSADLVGELFRRMADDDAAARDARPAVALRDAKRLLRSRPDTAAPFFWAPFTFSGLP; from the coding sequence ATGATGAGCCGCGCCCGCCTCGTCCTGCTCATCCTGCTCGGGGCAGGACCGACGTTGCCGGCATCGGCCGCGGCGGGCTCCGCGTCGCCGCCCCTGCTCGTACCCGGTCACGAGCTGCGGGTTTCGCTCGACGGCGACGAGGGGCGCGCCGTCCTTCTCCGCCTGCGCGCCGGCGACCACGGTGCGGTGCGTCTCGTGCGGCAGACCGCCCCTGTCGCACTGGTCCTCGTCGATCCCTCGGGCACGGAGCGCCGCCGCGTCATCCGCGATCCGGCGGAGACGGCGGACTCGGACTGCCTGCTGCCGGCGAGGCCGGACACCGCCTGGGTGGCCGACGCCGCCGGCGCCTGGACGCTCAAGGTGCTTCCTCCTGCGGGCGCGGCCCCGGTCGAGGTGACGCTCGTCGCCGAGCGCCGACGTCCCGCGTCGGAGGCGGACCGGCGGGCATGGGAGGCGGATCTTCTGGATGCCCGGGTCACGGGGCTTCTCGACGACGGCCGGGCCGCCGACGCGGTGGAGGCGGCGCGCGCGCTGGTGGAGGCGCGCGAGCGGGAGCATCGCGGGGACCGGGTCGCCCTCGCGAGCGATCTCGCCTACCTCGGCCGCCGTTTCGCCCTCATCGGGGCCTGTCAGGCGGGGACCTGGGACGCCGCCGAGACCTACGTCCGGCGGGCGCTCCTCCTGCGTGCCGCAGCGCTCCCGGAGAGCGATCTATGCGTCGCCGAGAGCCGAAGTCTCCTCGCCTCCGTCCTGTACGCCCGCGGCTCATACGAGGAGGGAGAGGTCCTCGAGAAAGCGGCGCTGGCCGCGAAGACCGCGGCCGGACCGGCCGCCGCGCCGCAGCGGCGCGCGGGTCTGCGCGACGTCGGGCTCCTGCTGTTGAAGCAAGGCAAGTACACCGAGGCGGAGCCTTTTCTGCGCGGCGTCCTCGAAGCGATCGATCGAGAGCCCGCCGCCGACGCCGGGGCGCGCCCCCGCGCGCTCCAGGCCCTGGGCGAGCTGCTTCGCGCCCAGGACCGCTACGACGAGGCGCGCGCCCGGTTCCAGGAGGCCCGGACTGAGCTCGATCGTGCGCCGGCGCCCAATTTCGTCCGCCTGGCGGATGTGACCAGCAGCCTCGCCGGTCTCTATCTGGATCTGGCGGAATACGGCGATGCCGAACGCGAGGCGCGGCGCTTTCTCGACATTCTGGACGCCCACCCCGACGCCCTGACGCCGGAGCAGCGGGTCATCGGGCGGAACAACCTGGGGGAGATCTACCGGCGCCAGGGGCGACTCGAGGACGCCGAGCCGATTCTCACGGACGCGCTGGCCGCGGCCCGCCAAGCGCTCTGTCCCGAGAACCCGACGCTGCTGTTCTTCCGCAACAATCTGGCCATGCTGTACGCCGACCGCGGCGAGCGGGAGCGCGCGGAGGCGCTCTACCGCGAGTCCCTCGACGCCACCGAGCGCGCGCTCGGTCCCAGGCACCCGAGCGTCGCCCAGTGCCTGCACGATCTGGGCGGGTTCCTCCAGGCCTCCGGCCGCGCCGCCGACGCGGTGTCGCTCGCCGACCGCGCCCTCGCCATCCGCGAGGAGGTCTTCGGCCCCGATCACCCGGTGACCGCGTCCACGCGTCTGGAGCGCGCCCGGGCGCTCCTGGATTCCGGGAATCCGCCGGAACGGGTCCTGGCCGAGGTCCAGCGCGCCCGCACAGCGCTCGCCGCGAGCGCCGTCGACCCGGAATCGGAGGTGGAGGCCGGCGTGCTCGAGGCCGACCTGCTGCGGCGCCTCGGGCATCGCGATGAGTCGGTGGCCGCTCTGGAGAGGACGCTTCTGGGGATCGAGCGCCTCCGGCCGCGCCGAGGGGGCGGTGAGGCCACGCGGGCCGACTTCCTCCGGCGCCATCTGGCCGACTACGACCGGAGGATCGCGTGGGCCGTCGAGAGCGGCGACGCGGCGGCGGCCTTCGCGTGGACGGAGCGCTCGCGGGCGCGCGCCTTTCTCGACGTCCTCACACTCGGGACCGGTGACGTGCGCCGATCCGTGGCTCCCGCTGAACGGACCCGCCTCGAGGCGCGCGAATCGGAGGCGGCGGCCGAGCTGGCGGAGGCGCAGGCGCGGGCCACGTTCGAGCGCGCCCGGGCCGATCTCTCCCGCGAGGATCGCCGGCGGCGGCTGGTGGATCTGGACGGACGGGTGGACAGGGCGGCGCGGGCCCTGCGGCTGGCCCAGGACGATTTCCGCGCCCACAGCCCTCTGTGGCGCGACGCCATCACCGCCGCCGGCGGGACGGTGACCGCTGAGGAGGCGCGTCGCGGCGTCCTGTTGCCTCCCGGCGGCTGGCTTCTCGAGTACCGCATCGGCGCCGAGGCCTCGTGGCTGTTCGCACTGCCGGCGGACGGCGGCTCCGTCGAGGCCATCCCCCTGGCTCTCGACGGCGACGAGGCGCGGGTGCTGGGCGTCCGGCCGGGTCCGATCACGACGGCGATGCTGGAGACGATCCTGATCGGCCGCGCGAAGGGGGGCGGCGTCCCATTGCTCCTGCGTCTGGCCTCACCGCCGTCATCGGTCGCCGACGACGAGGAGGAGACCGTCTCTCTCCTGGCGGTCCTCCGGAGGGCGCTGATCCCCGATCGCCTCTGGCGCCGGGTGCGGCGCGCGCCCGAGGTGATCCTGGTCCCCGACGGTTCTCTCCTGATGCTGCCGTTCGAGGCGCTCGTGACGCGCGGCGGCCGCGACTGGCGCGATGCACGCCTGTGGCTCGATGACGGCCCGGTGATCCGCTACGCGGCGTCGGCGACGTCGATCGTCAACCTGGCGCGCCGGCCCGCCGTTCCGGCCACCGGTCCGCCGCCGGTCCCAGGGCGACCGCCCGCGGCCGCGTCCCCCTGGGTCCTGTCGGTCTCCGATCCAAATTACGGCGGGCGCTACCCTCCCCTGCCGGGCACGGCGAGGGAGAGCGCGGCGCTTCGTGACGCCTTCCGGTCGGCCGGGTTCCCGGACGCGGTGAAGGTCCTGGCGGGGGACGCGGCGAACGAGCCGGCGGTGCGCGCCGCCCTCCCCGGAATGCGTTACCTGCACCTCGCGACCCACGGACTGGTCGATCCACGGAGGAGCGATCTGCTCGCCGGCCTGGCGCTCGCAACACCGCCGGGCACGCCGCCGGGACCCGAGGCGGACGGCCTGTTCCAGTTGTTCGAGAT
- a CDS encoding acyl-CoA dehydrogenase family protein has product MPQINPALRKKLDTVAVDVARKHAEAVDREGAFPKASMDALAGEGLLGLLSAREVGGMGMTIGAATLAVECMARECGSTAMVLTMHYAGTAVIEKHGPVEVRGAIASGRHLSTLAFSESGSRSHFWAPTSTATRGADGRITLNAQKSWITAAGRATAYVWSSRPVKAEGASTLWLVPSDTKGIRMPSLYDGLGLRGNDSRPVTAEGVVIAQSSRLGDDGEGFAIMMQTVLPAFNLMSAAFSVGLMEGAVARTAAHASGSRYAHMDAALADFPTIRAYIARMRVDTDMAKALLLDAIDAVESGREDAMLRVLECKAAAAETALKVLATSMRVCAGAAYRREVAVERYFRDAQAASVMAPTTDQLYDFIGKAVCGLPLF; this is encoded by the coding sequence ATGCCACAAATCAACCCCGCACTCAGGAAGAAGCTCGACACCGTCGCAGTCGACGTCGCGAGGAAACACGCCGAGGCCGTCGATCGCGAGGGCGCCTTTCCCAAGGCCTCGATGGACGCCCTCGCGGGCGAGGGACTTCTTGGCCTCCTCAGCGCCCGCGAGGTTGGCGGGATGGGCATGACGATCGGAGCCGCGACGCTCGCGGTCGAGTGCATGGCCCGGGAGTGCGGTTCGACGGCGATGGTCCTCACGATGCACTACGCGGGGACGGCGGTCATCGAGAAGCATGGCCCGGTCGAGGTACGGGGCGCGATCGCGTCGGGGCGGCACCTCAGCACGCTCGCCTTCTCCGAGTCGGGCTCGCGCAGCCACTTCTGGGCGCCGACGAGCACCGCGACACGCGGCGCCGACGGTCGGATCACGCTGAACGCCCAGAAGAGCTGGATCACTGCAGCCGGCCGCGCGACCGCCTACGTCTGGTCGAGCCGGCCGGTGAAGGCGGAAGGCGCCAGCACTCTCTGGCTCGTCCCGTCGGACACGAAGGGGATCCGCATGCCGAGCCTTTACGACGGGCTGGGGTTGCGCGGCAACGACTCGCGCCCGGTCACGGCGGAGGGGGTCGTGATCGCCCAATCGTCCCGCCTGGGCGATGACGGCGAAGGGTTCGCGATCATGATGCAGACCGTCCTGCCCGCATTCAATCTCATGAGCGCGGCCTTCTCGGTCGGCCTGATGGAAGGGGCGGTGGCGCGGACCGCGGCCCACGCGTCCGGGAGCCGCTATGCTCACATGGACGCAGCGCTCGCCGACTTCCCGACGATCCGCGCCTACATCGCGCGCATGCGCGTCGACACCGACATGGCCAAGGCCCTCCTTCTCGACGCGATCGACGCGGTCGAATCGGGGCGCGAGGACGCGATGCTGCGCGTCCTCGAGTGCAAGGCGGCCGCCGCCGAGACGGCGCTCAAGGTCCTGGCGACGTCGATGCGCGTCTGCGCGGGGGCGGCCTATCGCCGGGAGGTTGCCGTCGAGCGTTATTTCCGCGATGCGCAGGCGGCGAGTGTCATGGCGCCCACGACGGACCAGCTCTACGACTTCATCGGCAAGGCCGTCTGCGGCCTGCCGCTTTTCTAG
- a CDS encoding MopE-related protein, translated as MAGAAVAVLHLPLTPPAVAQKLDKNLTRSFDGEPYQKIYAFFTAGGSDAVLTFSRVIGSCPDIGGCTTSANCHGGTCVAGQCTGPVNVYPTVGQVAVIPKDTFCRALVCGSGGGAFVPPECDPALYPCTTPCPVPTSCFSCPLAPGLCACDGGNKCPAADAPLQSSQVAFNETFQGSANANGWLYSRATVHPGASDGFLELGVDPALVPAVNWAVAEGTVRFPLIPGQEYVLFVKHSFSPLVGGLQCYPFGRMELSFDGRPDPCDQDQDGYTVAQDCNDGNAAIHPGQLDASCNLVDEDCDGVADEDYVSEPDNWTPIAPQAAIEGRNGHTLISTGSTAIAWGGTVASGLTQTGATYDPATGLWTALPLARALAPRLNHTAVWTGKTMIIWGGSTASGRTNTGGQYDPSLGAWVDPTTPLNAPTPRMYHTAVWTGSKMIVWGGLDAAGNVLRTGGVYDPTTDTWSSTSLTNAPAGGVFHTAIWTGTRMIVWGGGTQTAPVTNTGGIYDPASNTWAPVSPLFVPTARAHHSAIWTGTEMIVWGGQDVASNALADGARFVPALSRWFALPQSGAPAARSSHVAVWTGSDMLVWGGDDTLGRPIGGGGRYAAGTWSAMTTLGEPLPRSFDRGAYLSGPGRLIVWGGFKGRPLDDGGLYLPGAICGTGACQRSYGTVCVNGGIQYQCSPGPPSGEVCNGVDDDCDGVVDDSIPPIVGSPELSVTGSGGSATISWTPLAGGQAGDLVRGRISSLASSGGNFTAATEICLGNDQAGRSVSDGGKPPSGDAYWYLAREVNVCSGPGTYDEGTSSQQGSRDAEIAAAPGACP; from the coding sequence TTGGCGGGGGCCGCGGTGGCGGTCCTCCACCTGCCGCTCACACCTCCGGCGGTCGCTCAGAAGCTCGACAAGAACCTGACCAGGTCCTTCGACGGCGAGCCGTACCAGAAGATCTACGCCTTCTTCACGGCGGGCGGGAGCGACGCCGTCCTGACGTTCTCGCGCGTCATTGGCTCGTGTCCCGACATCGGGGGGTGCACGACCAGCGCGAACTGCCACGGCGGCACCTGCGTCGCCGGCCAATGCACCGGCCCGGTCAATGTCTACCCCACGGTCGGGCAGGTGGCGGTCATCCCCAAGGACACGTTCTGCCGCGCTCTCGTCTGCGGCAGCGGCGGCGGCGCGTTCGTCCCCCCGGAGTGCGATCCCGCCCTTTACCCCTGCACGACCCCTTGCCCGGTGCCGACGAGCTGTTTCTCCTGCCCGCTGGCCCCCGGGCTGTGCGCGTGCGACGGCGGCAACAAGTGCCCGGCCGCCGACGCCCCCCTTCAATCGTCGCAGGTCGCGTTCAACGAGACGTTTCAGGGCTCCGCCAACGCCAACGGCTGGCTCTACAGCCGAGCCACCGTCCATCCGGGCGCGAGCGACGGCTTTCTCGAGCTCGGTGTCGATCCGGCACTCGTCCCGGCCGTCAACTGGGCCGTCGCCGAAGGCACGGTCCGGTTCCCGCTGATCCCGGGTCAGGAGTACGTCCTGTTCGTGAAGCACAGCTTCAGCCCCCTGGTTGGGGGCCTGCAGTGCTATCCGTTCGGCCGGATGGAGCTGTCGTTCGACGGTCGGCCGGACCCCTGCGATCAGGACCAGGACGGCTACACCGTCGCGCAGGACTGCAACGACGGCAACGCCGCGATCCATCCAGGCCAGCTCGACGCCTCGTGCAACCTGGTGGACGAGGATTGCGACGGCGTGGCCGACGAGGACTACGTCTCCGAGCCGGACAACTGGACCCCTATCGCTCCTCAAGCGGCCATCGAGGGGCGCAACGGCCACACCCTCATCAGCACCGGGTCGACCGCGATCGCATGGGGCGGTACTGTGGCCTCGGGCCTGACGCAGACCGGGGCGACCTACGATCCGGCGACCGGCCTGTGGACGGCGCTCCCGCTGGCCCGCGCCCTCGCCCCCCGCCTCAATCACACCGCGGTGTGGACTGGAAAAACCATGATCATCTGGGGCGGATCGACGGCTTCGGGGAGAACGAATACCGGCGGCCAGTACGATCCCTCCCTCGGCGCATGGGTCGACCCGACGACCCCGCTCAACGCCCCCACGCCTCGCATGTACCACACGGCCGTCTGGACCGGCTCCAAGATGATCGTCTGGGGGGGACTCGACGCGGCCGGCAACGTCCTTCGAACCGGCGGCGTCTACGATCCGACCACCGACACCTGGAGCTCCACGTCCCTGACCAACGCCCCGGCGGGGGGGGTCTTTCACACCGCGATCTGGACCGGCACCAGGATGATCGTCTGGGGCGGCGGGACGCAGACCGCGCCCGTGACCAACACGGGCGGGATATACGATCCCGCGAGCAATACCTGGGCGCCTGTCAGCCCCCTCTTCGTACCGACGGCGCGCGCGCACCACAGCGCGATCTGGACGGGGACCGAGATGATCGTCTGGGGCGGCCAGGACGTCGCGTCGAACGCGCTCGCCGATGGCGCCCGCTTCGTCCCCGCGCTGAGCAGGTGGTTTGCGCTGCCCCAGAGCGGCGCGCCGGCCGCGCGCAGCAGCCACGTTGCGGTCTGGACCGGAAGCGACATGCTGGTCTGGGGGGGTGACGACACGCTCGGCCGCCCGATCGGCGGCGGCGGGCGCTACGCGGCGGGCACCTGGTCGGCGATGACCACGCTGGGGGAGCCGCTCCCGCGGTCGTTCGACCGGGGGGCATACCTCTCCGGCCCGGGACGCCTGATCGTCTGGGGCGGATTCAAAGGGCGCCCGCTCGACGACGGCGGCCTGTACCTGCCGGGCGCCATCTGTGGCACCGGCGCCTGTCAGCGCTCCTACGGGACGGTCTGCGTCAACGGCGGAATCCAGTACCAATGCTCGCCCGGACCCCCTTCGGGGGAGGTCTGCAACGGCGTCGATGACGACTGCGACGGTGTGGTCGACGACTCGATTCCGCCGATCGTCGGCAGTCCGGAGCTCTCCGTCACGGGCTCCGGGGGTTCGGCGACTATTTCCTGGACGCCGCTCGCAGGCGGGCAGGCGGGGGATCTGGTGCGCGGACGGATCTCGAGTCTGGCGTCCTCGGGCGGGAACTTCACGGCGGCGACGGAGATCTGTCTCGGCAACGACCAGGCCGGGCGTTCCGTCTCCGATGGGGGGAAGCCGCCCAGCGGCGACGCCTACTGGTATCTCGCGCGCGAGGTCAACGTCTGCAGCGGGCCGGGCACCTACGACGAGGGGACATCCTCGCAGCAGGGCTCGCGGGATGCCGAGATTGCCGCGGCCCCGGGCGCCTGCCCCTGA